The Mycobacterium riyadhense sequence GTCGACAACGGGCACGCGATGGCCTCGATCACCGGATCGTTTGCACCGGGCAAGCCGATCATGGACCTCATCACCGGTCGGGTCCAATTGGCTTAAGCGCCATGCTTAAGCGAATACATGCCGCGTTCGCATCGACTACATACGGGACTTCCGGATCAAATATTCGGTATGAAATCTGCGCGCACCCGCTTGTCTGGATCGGATGGGCAACGGCCGCTTCGCCTTTCAGGAGGAAACGATGGCGCATCGCGTAGTGGTGTTGGCGACGGGAGGCATCGGGTCGATCGCCATCCGCCCCATCCAGCAGCGCGCCGACCTGGATCTGGTCGGTGTGTGGCACTGTACGCGTCGGGAATCGAGCCAGGCTTCGCCGCCGACTATCCACCGTTGGTGCTGTCCACCCAGTCGTCGTCCATCGAAAAGATCCACGCGTTCGAGATCGGCCTCTACGACGACTACGGGGTTGCTGACTTCATGAGCAACGCGTTGGGCTTCGGCCGACCGCTGGACTACCGGCCATGGATGGGCTTTCCCGGCGCGATAGCCGGCGACTGGCAGGGTCAGCTACGACTGCTCGCTGACGCACTCGGAATCCAATTGCGAGAAATCCGTGAGACGTTCGACCGCGCGGTGACCAACCGGACACTCAACGTTGCGATGGGCACCATCGAGGCCGGGACCTGTGCAGGAATACGGATGCAGGCGATTGGCCTGTCCGAGGACGGACGCGAAGTAATCGTCATCGAGCACGTCACTCGCCTCGCACACGACGTCGCGCCCCACTGGCCGAGCGGCATCGGTGACTTGTCCTACCGCATCGTGATCACCGGCGACCCCGACATCGAGTGCACCATGGCGGCCACGCTCAGGGATCCTCGTCGAGCCGGAATCCCTGGCATGACCTCCGGGGCCGGCGCCATGGTCGCCACGCGTTCGCCCGCCGAGCAGACGTAAAATCGCCCAAAACGCGCGCGTTTTGGGCGATTTTACGTCTGCTCGCGGTAAAAAGGGCCGGGTGACGCCTAATCCACTCGAAGAGCTGACCCTCGATCAACTGCGCCGCCGCACGAGCATGAAGTGGCGTGCGCAGCCAGCCGACGTGTTGCCGTTGTGGGTCGCGGAAATGGACGTGAAGCTTGCGCCGACGGTGGCGGAGTCCATCCACCAGGCTGTCGACAACGGCGACACCGGATACCCCTACGGCAGAGCGTATGCCAAAGCAGTCAGCGAATTCGCTTCGCAGCGTTGGCAATGGCACGATCTGGATGTCGGTCGCACCGCCATCGTTCCGGACGTCATGTTGGGCATCGTTGAGATGCTGCGTCTGATCACCGATCGCGGCGATGCGGTGATCGTCAACTCGCCGGTGTACGCGCCGTTTTACGCGTTCGTATCGCACGACGGCCGCCGCGTGGTCGAAGCCCCGCTGGGCGCCAACGGCCGGATCGACCTGGATGCTTTGGAGGAAGCGTTCGCGCTTGCCTGCAAGTCAGGCGGCCGGGTGGCGTATCTGCTGTGCAATCCCCACAATCCGACGGGCGCGGTGCACACCGCCGACGAATTGCGCGGGGTTGCCGAACGTGCGCGCCGATTTGGTGTCCGGGTGGTGTCCGACGAGATCCATGCCCCGCTCGTGCTATCCGGGTCACGATTCACCCCCTACCTAAGCGTGCCCGGCGCCGAGAACGCGTTGGCCCTGACGTCGGCCACCAAGGCATGGAACCTCGGGGGACTCAAGGCGGCGCTGGCGATGGCCGGTCCCGAGGCGGCTGCCGACCTGCGCCGGATGCCCGAGGAGGTCGGCCATGGTCCAAGCCACCTTGGCATCATCGCGCACACCGAAGCGTTCAAGACCGGCGGCGAGTGGCTCGACGCGTTGCTCGACGGCCTGGACGCAAACCGAGCGTTGCTGGGTGATCTGGTCGCCGAACACCTTCCCGGGGTGCGACTTCTACGGCCGCAGGGCACCTATCTTGCGTGGCTGGATTGCCGCGAACTCGGCTTCACCGAGGAGCCGACCGAAGGCCTCGCGGTGGTATCGGACGTGTCCGGGCCCGCTCGCTGGTTCCTTGAGAACGCCCGGGTCGCGCTCAGCTCCGGCCACGTCTTCGGAACTGGCGGCGCCGGGCACGTGCGGATGAACTTCGCGACCTCGAGGGCCATTCTGACCGAGGCCGTGTGGCGCATGGGTAGCGCATTAACCGTCCACTATTGACATGTCATTATCGACATGCCACTATCTTCCTGTCAAAGACGGAACATCGGTTAAAGAGCCAGGAGCTTCAAATGACCCAGACCGCCCAGCGTCGCAGCCCCGGAACCGTGATCGACGGGTTTCTCAAGTCGCCGTTCGCCGGAATCGCGCCATGGGTGCTGCTGTCAATCCTGTCCGGACCAGGGCGTTTCCAAGTGGCGGTGACGGCCGCGCTAGGCCTTTCGCTGCTCGTGATGCTCGTCGGCCTCGGCCGCGGGATCAAGGTGCACTTGCTGGAGGTCTTCGGTGCGGTGTTCTTCGCGACGGTGGCCCTTGTTGGCTTGTACGCCACCGACAACGTGATCCGGTTTCTGGAACTGTGGGCCGGCGAGCTGACCAATATTTCGTTGGCCGCGTTCGCCTGGCTCACACTGCTGGTCCGCAAACCGTTCACCATGGCCTACGCCAAAGACACTACGCCGCAGGAGTATTGGACCAGTCCCCTGTTCAGGCGGATCAATGATGTCATCACCGTCGCCTGGGCAAGCGCTTTCACGTTCGCCGCAGTCGCCGGCTTCATCGGCGACTTCGTGTTGCACGACGCCGGCAACTTCTGGACGGGTTGGATCCTGCAGTTGGCGGCCCTCTTCTGCGCGGTCTCGTTCACCGAGTTCTACCCCGACTACGCCACCGCTAAGTTCGACCTGGCCAATGGTGAGCCGGCGCAGGTGCCCTCGATCGTGCGGATTCTCGACTGGCTGCCCACCTTCGTTATCGTCACCGGGATCGTGGGTATGGTCACCGATTCCATTGACTCGGGCCTGGGTGTCGCACTGATAGTGGTCGGCAGCGTCGCCGCGGGCGTCCTGGCCAAGCTCTCCCCCACGCCCACGCCGTCGGCCTAGCTCTCTCGATCAGAGGTGACGGCGAGCACGGCTTCGGCTAGTTCGGGCCGGCAGACCACCAGATCCGGCAGTTTGGGATCGGGCTGGTTGTAGGCCAGTGCAGAGCCGTCGATCCGCGAGGCGTGCAAACCCGCAGCTCGGGCCACCGCGACCGGCGCGGCGGAGTCCCATTCGAACTGGCCTCCGGCGTGCACGTACACGTCGGACAAGCCCTGGACGATCGATG is a genomic window containing:
- a CDS encoding MalY/PatB family protein, whose translation is MTPNPLEELTLDQLRRRTSMKWRAQPADVLPLWVAEMDVKLAPTVAESIHQAVDNGDTGYPYGRAYAKAVSEFASQRWQWHDLDVGRTAIVPDVMLGIVEMLRLITDRGDAVIVNSPVYAPFYAFVSHDGRRVVEAPLGANGRIDLDALEEAFALACKSGGRVAYLLCNPHNPTGAVHTADELRGVAERARRFGVRVVSDEIHAPLVLSGSRFTPYLSVPGAENALALTSATKAWNLGGLKAALAMAGPEAAADLRRMPEEVGHGPSHLGIIAHTEAFKTGGEWLDALLDGLDANRALLGDLVAEHLPGVRLLRPQGTYLAWLDCRELGFTEEPTEGLAVVSDVSGPARWFLENARVALSSGHVFGTGGAGHVRMNFATSRAILTEAVWRMGSALTVHY